One Hypanus sabinus isolate sHypSab1 chromosome 4, sHypSab1.hap1, whole genome shotgun sequence genomic region harbors:
- the en1a gene encoding homeobox protein engrailed-1a, which translates to MEEQKDQNIHVESRESSEADRVSLSPPFQSPQIQPHPAAQQPHRNTNFFIDNILRPDFGCKKERDRAQTSGRENVNPLTRPSNTSSLSADSDCSDSSSQPTKQSQPKQNEGDGTNSTKYAENTGSALMLMGANAEPLSNTEGVKTPTSATLMWPAWVYCTRYSDRPSSGPRTRKLKKKKSEKEDKRPRTAFTAEQLQRLKAEFQTNRYITEQRRQTLAQELNLNESQIKIWFQNKRAKIKKASGLKNGLALHLMAQGLYNHSTTTIQDEKEDSD; encoded by the exons ATGGAAGAGCAAAAGGATCAAAACATTCATGTGGAGAGTAGGGAATCGAGCGAGGCGGATCGCGTTTCGCTCTCTCCGCCCTTCCAGTCGCCTCAAATACAGCCCCATCCAGCGGCGCAGCAGCCGCACAGAAACACTAACTTTTTTATTGACAATATCTTGAGGCCGGACTTTGGGTGTAAGAAGGAGCGAGATCGGGCGCAGACGTCCGGCAGAGAAAACGTCAATCCCCTTACGAGGCCGTCAAACACATCGAGTCTAAGTGCGGATTCAGACTGTAGTGACAGCTCCTCGCAGCCGACCAAGCAGTCCCAACCAAAGCAAAACGAAGGCGATGGAACTAATTCGACAAAGTATGCAGAAAACACTGGCTCAGCGCTTATGCTTATGGGGGCTAATGCAGAACCTTTATCCAACACGGAGGGAGTCAAAACGCCAACATCTGCGACTCTAATGTGGCCTGCCTGGGTTTATTGTACGAGATATTCAGATAGACCGTCTTCTG GTCCCCGAACTCGAaaactgaagaagaagaagagtgaGAAAGAAGACAAGCGGCCACGGACAGCGTTCACAGCCGAGCAGCTGCAGAGACTCAAAGCAGAATTCCAAACCAATCGCTACATCACCGAGCAGAGGCGGCAAACGTTAGCACAAGAACTCAATCTGAACGAATCTCAGATCAAAATCTGGTTCCAGAACAAGAGGGCGAAGATCAAGAAAGCCAGCGGCCTGAAGAACGGCTTGGCTCTGCATCTAATGGCCCAGGGACTTTATAATCATTCCACCACAACAATTCAAGACGAGAAAGAGGACAGTGACTGA